The DNA sequence GTCTTCAATAAATCTAATGACTTTCCTTGTTGAAAGTCATACCTGGTCATAGTAGGTGGGAAATGAATGAAAACTGGGGTAACAAATTACCACAATGTAACCTTCTCTTTTTCCCCATTCCATTGGGACATTTCTTGTGAATAATTTATCCAAATAAACAAATAGATATTTAAGGCTTATCTATAGCAGTGCAGTACGCGTGCAAGGTTGCACAAAATATACACGATTTTACAAGATACTGACTTCCCTTGCAAATAACTTTCAGATAACATCCGTTTCAAATAATCTCTTATAGAAAAGTCTACTAATCAGCACTATATTTAAGATTACAATGTGTCAGAGCCTAAAAGACAATTGGTAATATTTCTTTCTAATTTCAGAAAACTCTACCATGGTATATTCTGATGTGACAACTGGGATGGGAATACTATCTCTGGTTGTCTACTGTGTGGCGTTTGTGCTTGGCCCCACTGGCAACGGCTTGGTGATCTACGTGACAAGCTGCAGGATAAAGAAGAATGTCAACTCTGTTTGGTTCCTCAACCTGGCCTTGGCGGACTTCCTCTTCACTTCCTTTCTGctcctctatatcatctacatTGCCCGTGATTATGATTGGCCTTTCGGTGACATCCTTTGCAAGTTAAACAGCATGGTGACTATGCTCAACATGTTCGCCAGCATCTTCCTCCTGGCGGCCATCAGTCTGCACCGCTGCCTGTCCACGTGGGTGGTTGTGTGGGCCCATAACAAGTGTACGCCAGGCAGAGCTGAGGTCATCTGTGTGGGGATCTGGTTAGCCTCATTGGTCTGTAGCCTCCCATTCACCATCTTTCGGGAGATCATACACCATGATAATAGGACAATGTGCAGTTATTCAATTCCCCATTCTTCCTACAGGAAGTTGGTTGTGTTCCGCTTTCTGCTGGGGTTTCTCATCCCATTCCTGGTCATCATAGGCTCTTACATTGCCATATGGATACGCGCCAGGCGCCTTCAGAAAGGAAGAACGCACAGGTCCCTCCGGATCATCGTCTCCGTTGTCCTGGCCTTCTTCATCTGCTGGATGCCCTTCCACGTCTTCCAGTTTCTGGACTTCATGGAAGAAGACAACCAAGGCCTCAAGCTGGTCGTGCATATAGGGACTCCCCTGTCCGCTAGCCTGGCCTTCCTCAACAGCTGCCTGAACCCCATCCTGTACGTCTTCATGTGTGACGAGTTCCAGAAGAAGCTGCGTCAGTCCGTGTTGCTCGTATTCGAGAATGCTTTTGCAGAGGACCACGGGATGAACTTTGTGTCATCAACGCGCTCCCTGAGCTCCCATCTCTCCCGGATCTCCCGTAAGTCTGAGTCTCTGGCTCCAGGAGAAGGAGGACATTTACAcctcactggtgaccagcctgATAGTAAAGTGTAAACTGAGGTGTGAGATGGGAGACATCTGCAAAAGACAGGGCTAGTACATCTGTATTAGAGTCATTTGACTGTAGCTGTTGTCATTGTGGTTTTCATGGTGGCAATGAaatcaatgaaatgtattttataaagccctttttacatcagtagtTGTCACAAATTGctttacagacacccagcctaaaacctcaaagagcaagcaatgcagatgcagTTACCAGATTTAACTtctgttatagtgatgttatgttGAAGTTATGGAGACCTTATTTTGATGTTATGTTGACATTATGGGGAAATTCTCACACACAAATAGACAACAACATTCATAAACCTCTAATTTCAAATTCTTACAAGACTGTTCGACCAGACAGATCAATTTTGGTatcaaaaataacaaaaaacctCTTAAGgtaatttattaatttatttgtttATATTTTGCTTGTAGCTAATACAAGAGTTGACTCCTGAAAGGGCTCTTTGAAATCTGACCAAAGAAAAACACTTACAATTCTTTTTTACTTCAGACAACATTCCTTTTGTGATCCAAAACAAACAGAACATTTATTGCCTGTATGTGATAGATATCTTGGACCTATTTCTTCCATGTGGACTGTGTTTCTGACCTGCAGATGACAAGATCCTTCTGAAAAACCCTCTCCCAAAATAACTGCGGTGGAGAAATCATTTGTGGAGAAATTACATTTCAGAAATCAATCAATTGTAAAAACAGCACTGGCAGATATATTATAGCAATTAATAAATTACAATAGCTctttacaactttttttttttttttttttttttacagtttactTAAAATTTTAGATGTGTGAGAGACTTTTCTTTTGAATGTTTAAACAAAAAAGATTCATAAGAGCACTGCTTGTCTGGGAAACTGGTGATCCTAAAACACAAATATTTACCACTGGAAGCCTGGAATTAATTTAGAGTATTCCGGAATTTAGACAAATGTTGCACACTACTCAACCTGTTTACAAACTTTTCATGACACATTGTTGTGATTGACAACAGACTATATAATGCATTACCAGATATTCTGTAATATGACAAAAAACATGTAATAATTATTTAAACAGATGAACTTGGGCCCACCAGAAGCATCAACTTACTGAAAGTATTGCTACATTTTTCAAAACGAGGACTTTGGGTCCCTAATTGTGGCAGTATATGGTAGAAATGGGCTCCATGAGGCTCCTCTGACATTGTCACACGTCATGTCCTCCTTGGGGAGAGGACTAGTGCAGCGTCCTGGGGTAGATCACTTGCTCGTGGCTCCTACCTGCTCTAttcttttctcctccctctgctgtgGGATACTGCCTGGGGGATTCCCAGCTAGCGGTCGTACATCTCCTTCATCTCTTTCAGGATCTTGATGCTCTCGCTATACCTCAGCTGATTCTTGTTGGACGCTT is a window from the Oncorhynchus tshawytscha isolate Ot180627B linkage group LG03, Otsh_v2.0, whole genome shotgun sequence genome containing:
- the si:dkey-42l23.2 gene encoding C3a anaphylatoxin chemotactic receptor, which encodes MIFFAIENKMEMENSTMVYSDVTTGMGILSLVVYCVAFVLGPTGNGLVIYVTSCRIKKNVNSVWFLNLALADFLFTSFLLLYIIYIARDYDWPFGDILCKLNSMVTMLNMFASIFLLAAISLHRCLSTWVVVWAHNKCTPGRAEVICVGIWLASLVCSLPFTIFREIIHHDNRTMCSYSIPHSSYRKLVVFRFLLGFLIPFLVIIGSYIAIWIRARRLQKGRTHRSLRIIVSVVLAFFICWMPFHVFQFLDFMEEDNQGLKLVVHIGTPLSASLAFLNSCLNPILYVFMCDEFQKKLRQSVLLVFENAFAEDHGMNFVSSTRSLSSHLSRISRKSESLAPGEGGHLHLTGDQPDSKV